Proteins encoded within one genomic window of Candidatus Methylomirabilis tolerans:
- a CDS encoding universal stress protein — protein sequence MITLKKVLVPTDFSEASKVAIKYARNFASAYHGSVHVLHVLPDASVTPWAFGVEPEVMGLSSAEREKRWKERADEQMKQLFSEAERKDLELNLTTVVGHPVQQILQYATEQEVDLIVMGTHGRSTEGPNIGQNFPWEPPIGSVAERVVRGAPCPVLSVRNPEHEFVTP from the coding sequence ATGATTACACTCAAGAAGGTGCTGGTGCCGACGGATTTCAGCGAGGCCTCGAAGGTGGCGATCAAGTATGCGCGGAACTTCGCCTCCGCGTACCACGGCTCAGTGCATGTTTTGCATGTATTGCCGGATGCCTCCGTCACGCCGTGGGCGTTCGGGGTCGAACCCGAGGTCATGGGACTGTCGAGCGCGGAGCGGGAAAAGCGGTGGAAGGAGCGGGCCGACGAACAGATGAAGCAATTGTTCTCGGAGGCGGAGCGAAAGGATCTTGAACTGAACCTGACAACGGTGGTGGGTCATCCGGTCCAGCAGATTCTACAATACGCCACCGAGCAGGAGGTTGACCTCATTGTGATGGGCACGCACGGCCGAAGCACTGAAGGGCCTAACATCGGGCAGAATTTTCCATGGGAACCCCCGATAGGCAGTGTCGCTGAGAGAGTGGTTCGCGGGGCCCCGTGTCCGGTCCTTTCCGTTCGTAACCCGGAGCATGAGTTCGTAACGCCCTAG
- a CDS encoding response regulator, with protein sequence MTNYETMMSDQRKVLIVARESSIRQQIFNRISANGYQAVTAERGYDALLTVVEQNVGLVIIDLSIDESAGVKTVEILRKIRPRLPLVVLFGDRSLEAGRQVLQYGVFYYLLKPVDLEELDQIIRIALTSNRQETTGMEQKAQEWRPAGERGGVA encoded by the coding sequence ATGACAAACTACGAGACCATGATGAGTGACCAGCGGAAGGTGTTGATTGTCGCGCGGGAATCATCGATTCGACAGCAGATCTTTAATCGCATCTCAGCCAATGGATACCAGGCCGTTACTGCCGAAAGAGGATATGATGCGCTCCTCACCGTTGTCGAGCAGAACGTCGGACTGGTCATTATCGACCTTTCGATCGACGAATCCGCCGGCGTAAAAACCGTTGAGATCCTCCGAAAGATTCGGCCTCGCTTACCCCTGGTAGTCTTGTTCGGTGACCGGTCGCTCGAAGCGGGTCGCCAGGTTCTCCAATATGGTGTCTTCTATTATCTGCTCAAGCCTGTTGACCTTGAGGAGCTCGATCAGATTATCCGGATTGCTCTTACCTCCAACAGGCAAGAGACTACAGGAATGGAGCAGAAGGCTCAAGAATGGAGACCGGCAGGAGAGAGGGGAGGGGTGGCATGA
- a CDS encoding beta-propeller fold lactonase family protein, with the protein MTVTRRVVNIGILTMASLLIVHSTALAHGAGVRGTQALYVANEGSDTVSVMDVGSMKVIGTITVGSGPQHVAVSPDRRYAFVTCGRSAEVWILDLPTHAVAAVVPNTTGPGGQTVFGAGATYAYVTNSLYSRVTVIEAATGKKVAMIPVGEAPTKIGISPDGSHAYVPSERSNTVATLNLSLNVVAAELPVGVRPYAVEVSPDGKYLLVSSTDSGTVTVIEAATRKPLRRIPVGDDPHHVVFGPGGAFAYVLNRGSDNLSVIQMANHQVVATIPVGKEPSDADITPSGHYIYVTNTGGDDVSIISTRTSTVVGTIPVGTRPHDIVISGDGRYAFVANTGSDDISVINLLSQTTVGRVPVGKRPIGMALW; encoded by the coding sequence ATGACGGTAACCCGGCGTGTCGTGAACATCGGTATATTGACGATGGCATCGCTGCTGATCGTTCACTCGACTGCGCTTGCGCATGGGGCGGGTGTGCGCGGTACGCAGGCGCTCTATGTTGCGAATGAGGGCTCGGATACGGTCTCGGTTATGGATGTTGGGTCAATGAAGGTGATCGGCACCATTACTGTGGGCTCTGGCCCGCAGCATGTCGCAGTCAGCCCGGATCGTCGTTATGCCTTTGTTACGTGTGGCCGTTCGGCTGAGGTCTGGATTCTGGATTTGCCCACCCACGCTGTTGCTGCCGTAGTGCCCAACACTACCGGCCCAGGGGGCCAGACGGTTTTTGGAGCCGGCGCGACCTATGCCTACGTTACCAATAGTCTCTACAGCCGAGTTACGGTGATTGAGGCTGCCACTGGAAAAAAGGTTGCGATGATCCCGGTGGGAGAAGCACCCACGAAGATCGGCATCTCCCCGGACGGCAGCCACGCCTACGTTCCAAGTGAGCGATCCAACACGGTTGCCACGCTGAATCTTTCGCTGAATGTCGTCGCGGCGGAGCTGCCGGTCGGCGTGAGGCCCTATGCCGTCGAGGTCTCTCCCGATGGCAAGTACCTGCTGGTCTCCAGTACCGATTCAGGCACTGTCACCGTCATCGAGGCCGCAACCCGGAAGCCGTTACGCAGAATCCCTGTCGGTGACGACCCGCATCACGTTGTGTTCGGCCCCGGTGGGGCCTTTGCGTACGTTCTGAATAGGGGTTCGGACAACCTGAGTGTTATCCAGATGGCGAATCATCAGGTGGTGGCGACTATCCCTGTGGGGAAGGAGCCAAGCGATGCCGACATCACTCCATCCGGCCACTACATCTATGTGACGAATACGGGAGGGGACGATGTGTCGATCATCTCAACGCGAACCAGCACCGTGGTAGGGACGATCCCTGTAGGAACCCGTCCCCACGATATCGTCATCTCCGGCGACGGGCGGTACGCCTTTGTGGCCAATACCGGATCGGATGATATCTCCGTGATCAACCTGCTGTCCCAGACAACGGTAGGGCGAGTGCCTGTCGGCAAGCGCCCCATTGGGATGGCCTTATGGTGA
- a CDS encoding 2-oxoacid:acceptor oxidoreductase family protein — translation MTSEQFPFPGIPATADGSAAVVWVDSHITQGACAYPITPSTNMGTGYQAEVANGKCNLWGEPLFFLEPESEHSSASSCEGFALAGGRVSNFTSGQGLVLMKEVLYTIAGKRLPAVFHIGARALTSQALNVHAGHDDVMAVADVGWGMLFAKNAQDAADLALIARRAAEEGETPFMTVQDGFLTTHTIENLLLPEPELMKEFIGDPHAGTRLRNLMNPLKPIMSGVVQNQDSYMKGKIAQRFFYDRLPTIVERAMEQFYFLTGRRYGLVEAYRLEDADYAIVGMGGLVETAMATVDYLRAHRAIRAGALHVTSFRPFPGPQIVEATKHLKAMAIIERMDNPIAQSNPLTVEIKAAFADALTGTPGYPAIGRMPIIYSGSAGLGSRDIRPGDLVATIENMRRDDGGSRYFVLGIKHGLALVPSDDPNIQPAGAFSMRGHSVGGFGSVTTNKVIATIVGDLFGLKVQAYPKYGSEKKGLPTTYYLTVAKERIRTHCELTQVDFVPLNDINAFNLGNPLAGLVEGGMIFIQTDKTTPEEVWTQIPDYAKRIIRERCIRVLALDTVKIAREVASSPDLEQRMQGIVLLGIFLRCTPFLREQRLSKEQVFSAVERSLRKYFGKRGEQVVRDNLEAVRRGYTEVFDLPVEIMAEAGLAV, via the coding sequence ATGACCAGCGAGCAATTTCCCTTTCCAGGTATTCCAGCCACAGCAGATGGCTCGGCGGCGGTGGTCTGGGTAGACTCGCATATTACGCAGGGCGCTTGCGCCTATCCGATTACCCCCTCCACCAACATGGGGACCGGATACCAGGCGGAGGTCGCGAACGGCAAATGTAACCTTTGGGGTGAACCGCTCTTCTTCCTCGAGCCCGAGTCAGAGCATAGCTCTGCGTCCTCATGTGAGGGTTTCGCCCTGGCCGGGGGCCGAGTCTCGAACTTTACCTCCGGTCAAGGGCTGGTCCTGATGAAGGAGGTGCTCTACACCATCGCCGGCAAGCGGCTCCCGGCGGTTTTCCATATCGGCGCCCGCGCGCTGACCTCCCAGGCGCTGAACGTCCACGCCGGCCACGACGATGTGATGGCGGTAGCCGATGTCGGCTGGGGGATGCTCTTTGCGAAGAACGCCCAGGATGCGGCTGATCTGGCGCTCATCGCCCGCCGCGCCGCCGAGGAGGGAGAGACCCCCTTCATGACGGTACAGGACGGCTTTCTCACTACCCACACGATCGAGAATCTCCTGCTTCCTGAGCCGGAGCTGATGAAGGAGTTCATTGGGGACCCGCATGCCGGCACGCGCCTGCGCAATCTCATGAATCCCTTGAAGCCGATTATGAGCGGCGTTGTGCAGAATCAGGATAGTTACATGAAGGGAAAGATCGCCCAGCGGTTTTTCTACGATCGGCTGCCGACGATTGTCGAGCGGGCGATGGAACAGTTTTACTTCCTGACAGGCCGTCGGTATGGCCTGGTGGAGGCGTACCGGCTGGAGGATGCCGACTATGCCATCGTGGGGATGGGGGGACTGGTCGAAACCGCTATGGCTACCGTCGATTATCTCCGAGCCCATCGCGCAATTCGGGCCGGCGCACTGCACGTGACCAGCTTTCGTCCATTCCCAGGCCCGCAGATCGTCGAGGCAACGAAGCACCTGAAGGCCATGGCGATCATCGAGCGGATGGACAATCCCATCGCTCAATCAAACCCTCTTACCGTCGAGATCAAGGCGGCGTTCGCCGATGCGCTGACGGGCACTCCAGGGTACCCGGCGATAGGCCGTATGCCGATTATCTATTCGGGTTCGGCCGGGCTGGGCAGTCGGGATATCCGCCCCGGAGACCTCGTGGCCACCATAGAGAATATGCGGCGCGACGATGGCGGGTCTCGCTACTTTGTCCTGGGAATCAAGCACGGCTTGGCGCTCGTGCCTTCCGACGATCCAAATATCCAACCGGCCGGCGCCTTCTCAATGCGTGGTCATTCGGTCGGTGGATTCGGGTCGGTGACGACCAACAAGGTGATTGCCACGATCGTCGGCGATCTCTTCGGTCTGAAGGTTCAGGCCTACCCGAAGTACGGCTCCGAGAAGAAAGGGCTGCCTACCACCTACTATCTGACCGTAGCCAAAGAGCGGATTCGTACTCACTGCGAGCTTACGCAGGTCGATTTCGTGCCCCTTAACGACATCAACGCCTTCAATCTTGGTAACCCGCTCGCGGGCTTGGTAGAGGGAGGCATGATTTTCATCCAGACCGACAAGACGACGCCTGAGGAGGTCTGGACGCAGATCCCTGACTACGCGAAGAGGATCATTCGGGAGCGGTGCATCCGGGTTCTCGCTCTGGACACCGTGAAGATCGCGCGCGAGGTCGCCAGCTCTCCAGACCTGGAGCAACGGATGCAGGGGATTGTCCTCCTGGGGATTTTCCTCCGCTGCACGCCGTTTCTCCGCGAGCAGCGTCTCTCCAAGGAGCAGGTCTTCTCGGCGGTAGAGCGGTCGTTGCGGAAGTACTTTGGCAAGCGTGGTGAGCAGGTCGTTCGTGATAACCTGGAGGCGGTGAGACGAGGCTATACCGAGGTCTTTGATCTCCCGGTAGAAATAATGGCAGAGGCAGGACTGGCCGTATAG
- a CDS encoding 4Fe-4S binding protein has protein sequence MADQERAYNHPDEERIEQVAGTKPRGLETEIHESALPPTGLLELDIEQYVSDFNERIIGAYATGTGEQSLSTDVGVARSLIPPGTGALRDFSYIAPEIPRFDRERCVGCMACVTECPDTAILGKAIPRSRLEAELNTITDDREREGIRAQWAETKKYYEVYEKKGDEGALFGIFIDPNKCKGCAECVEVCGTLGYHALTMVKKDETTLPRYRSYLNFFRQVGPTPRQYINERALADMMLHEEAALLYVGGAGSCMGCGEATAIRMMLAATGFVYGAEAVGIVAATGCNTVYGSTYPYNPFLVPWTNSLFENAPAMAMGVRAKWDQRGWQEKKLWVIGGDGAMYDIGFQSLSRMLACGMDINVLILDTQVYSNTGGQASTATYTGQDAKMATFGKAVPGKRERRKELAQIAMMHPDTFVAQTTAAHINHFYRAIMAANEYHGPAVVTVYTTCQPEHGVADDRSSHQAKLAVDSRAFPLFMYDPRKGERIRERLSLVGNPAVSEDWYRIPHTGEVIDFLAFARTEGRFAKQFDAEGRPSETLLYTQAERLQNWRRLQELAGVR, from the coding sequence ATGGCAGATCAAGAGCGGGCATACAATCATCCGGATGAAGAGCGCATCGAACAGGTCGCCGGGACCAAGCCTCGCGGGCTTGAAACGGAGATCCACGAGAGCGCCTTGCCACCGACCGGGCTCCTGGAACTGGATATCGAGCAGTATGTGAGCGACTTCAACGAGCGGATCATTGGAGCGTATGCAACCGGGACGGGAGAACAAAGCCTTTCGACTGATGTCGGGGTAGCCCGCAGCCTGATCCCGCCGGGGACCGGCGCCCTGCGCGACTTCAGTTACATCGCACCGGAGATCCCCCGGTTCGATCGAGAGCGGTGTGTCGGCTGCATGGCCTGTGTGACGGAGTGTCCCGATACCGCCATCCTGGGCAAGGCGATCCCGAGATCGCGCCTGGAGGCCGAACTGAATACCATCACCGACGATCGGGAGCGGGAGGGGATCCGCGCCCAGTGGGCCGAGACGAAAAAATATTACGAGGTCTACGAAAAAAAGGGGGACGAGGGAGCCCTCTTCGGCATCTTCATCGATCCCAACAAGTGCAAGGGGTGCGCCGAGTGCGTCGAGGTCTGCGGAACTCTCGGCTATCATGCCCTGACGATGGTGAAGAAGGACGAGACGACGCTTCCCCGTTATCGCAGCTACCTGAATTTCTTTCGGCAGGTCGGTCCGACCCCGCGTCAGTATATCAACGAGCGGGCGCTGGCGGACATGATGCTCCATGAGGAGGCGGCGCTCCTCTATGTCGGCGGCGCCGGCTCGTGCATGGGGTGTGGCGAGGCGACCGCGATCCGGATGATGCTTGCCGCGACCGGATTTGTCTACGGCGCGGAGGCGGTCGGGATCGTGGCGGCGACAGGGTGCAACACGGTCTACGGTTCGACCTATCCGTACAATCCATTCCTGGTTCCCTGGACCAACTCCCTGTTCGAGAACGCGCCGGCCATGGCGATGGGGGTCCGCGCCAAGTGGGACCAACGCGGATGGCAGGAGAAAAAGCTCTGGGTGATTGGAGGGGACGGGGCGATGTACGACATCGGTTTCCAGTCGCTCTCGCGAATGTTGGCCTGCGGGATGGACATCAACGTGCTGATCCTGGATACGCAGGTCTACTCCAATACCGGGGGACAGGCCTCCACGGCGACCTATACCGGGCAGGATGCAAAGATGGCCACCTTCGGCAAGGCGGTGCCCGGCAAGCGGGAGCGGCGTAAAGAGCTGGCGCAAATTGCCATGATGCACCCGGATACCTTTGTTGCGCAGACCACGGCGGCCCACATCAACCATTTTTACCGAGCCATCATGGCGGCCAATGAGTACCACGGCCCGGCCGTGGTCACTGTCTACACGACCTGCCAACCTGAACACGGCGTGGCAGACGACCGATCTTCGCATCAGGCGAAGCTGGCGGTCGATTCCCGGGCCTTCCCGCTCTTTATGTACGACCCACGGAAGGGAGAAAGGATCAGGGAGCGACTCAGTCTGGTGGGTAATCCGGCGGTAAGCGAGGACTGGTATAGGATCCCTCACACAGGAGAGGTCATCGACTTTCTGGCTTTTGCCAGGACAGAGGGCCGGTTTGCGAAACAGTTCGATGCGGAGGGCCGCCCGTCTGAAACCCTTCTCTATACCCAAGCCGAGCGACTTCAAAACTGGCGGCGCCTGCAAGAGTTGGCCGGAGTGCGATAG
- a CDS encoding TIGR04053 family radical SAM/SPASM domain-containing protein, with translation MLPVITAFDHLVFAEAPKLIYWELTRACDLVCTHCRAEAIAQRDPLELSTEEAKALLAELRTFGDPPPQLVMTGGDPLKRPDFFDLVRHGRSVGLPISVAPSGTPLLTSDAITALADNGVVSMSLSIDGSTASSHDRFRGVAGCFDTTMRAIHAVRAAGIPLQINTLVTPETMTELPGVFRLLQNLGIMRWSLFYLIATGRGRTLREIRPSEAEALHNWLYDVVKTAPFAIKATEAPHFRRVAYMRMRLEGLDDAAIRQTPIGRGFGIRDGNGIMFISHTGDVYPSGFLPVVAGNVRQQSPVSIYRHSDIFARIRNADQYAGKCGLCEFRWICGGSRARAFAETGDAMGSDPLCAYRPEAAMVGMTEGD, from the coding sequence ATGTTACCTGTCATTACTGCATTTGATCACTTAGTCTTTGCCGAGGCCCCGAAGCTGATCTATTGGGAGCTTACGCGGGCCTGCGATTTGGTGTGTACGCATTGTCGCGCCGAAGCCATCGCGCAGCGTGACCCATTGGAGCTCAGCACGGAGGAGGCAAAAGCCCTGCTCGCAGAACTCCGGACATTCGGGGACCCGCCTCCGCAACTGGTTATGACCGGCGGCGACCCACTGAAACGTCCGGATTTCTTTGATCTGGTGCGACACGGCAGAAGCGTTGGGCTGCCGATATCCGTGGCTCCAAGCGGTACCCCACTGCTCACATCGGATGCGATCACGGCTTTGGCGGATAACGGGGTTGTGAGTATGTCGCTCAGCATCGACGGCTCGACGGCCTCCAGTCACGATCGATTTCGCGGAGTCGCCGGTTGCTTCGATACCACCATGCGCGCCATCCACGCTGTCAGGGCGGCTGGTATCCCACTACAGATCAACACCCTGGTTACCCCCGAAACCATGACGGAGCTGCCCGGTGTGTTCCGGTTACTCCAGAACCTGGGGATTATGCGGTGGAGTCTCTTTTATCTGATCGCCACGGGGCGTGGCCGGACGCTGCGAGAGATCAGACCCAGCGAGGCCGAAGCGCTTCATAACTGGTTGTACGACGTCGTCAAGACGGCCCCATTCGCGATCAAGGCGACGGAGGCCCCGCACTTTCGTCGCGTTGCCTACATGCGAATGCGGCTGGAAGGTCTGGACGATGCCGCAATTCGGCAGACGCCTATCGGACGCGGATTCGGTATCCGCGACGGGAACGGCATCATGTTCATCTCGCATACCGGAGACGTCTATCCATCCGGGTTCCTGCCGGTAGTGGCCGGGAACGTGCGTCAGCAGAGCCCTGTATCGATATACCGTCATAGTGATATATTTGCCCGAATTCGCAACGCCGATCAATATGCCGGCAAGTGCGGCCTCTGCGAGTTTCGCTGGATCTGCGGCGGGTCGCGAGCCCGCGCGTTTGCCGAGACCGGCGATGCCATGGGAAGCGATCCGCTGTGTGCCTATAGGCCGGAGGCCGCGATGGTAGGGATGACGGAGGGCGATTGA
- a CDS encoding universal stress protein, giving the protein MQISRILFPTDFSHDAEHAFQYALILARKFEAELYILHVIYFPPQTPEYDIGQVIDSLVKNAQDSLKKLVESVNDPNLVLHLDVQVGVEHAEITKCAEKEKIDLIVMGTRGRTGLAHVFLGSVAERVVRHASCPVLTVKLPTTKGAEAATKG; this is encoded by the coding sequence ATGCAGATTTCACGGATCCTTTTCCCGACCGATTTCTCTCATGATGCCGAACACGCATTCCAGTATGCGTTGATCCTTGCCCGCAAGTTTGAGGCCGAACTCTACATTCTTCACGTCATCTACTTCCCCCCCCAGACTCCGGAATACGACATCGGACAGGTCATCGACAGCCTGGTCAAGAATGCTCAGGATAGCTTGAAAAAGCTGGTCGAGAGTGTCAACGATCCGAATCTGGTCCTTCATCTTGACGTGCAGGTCGGGGTGGAGCATGCCGAGATTACGAAATGTGCTGAGAAGGAAAAGATCGATCTTATCGTGATGGGGACCCGCGGACGAACCGGGCTGGCTCATGTCTTTCTGGGAAGTGTCGCCGAGCGGGTAGTTCGCCACGCCTCCTGCCCTGTCCTGACGGTGAAGCTCCCGACAACGAAAGGTGCAGAGGCGGCGACGAAGGGGTGA
- a CDS encoding aminoglycoside phosphotransferase family protein has protein sequence MSIRHEALTAYLEAVLGGVVQVQALRPLTGDGPVVAVRESSVPQDHDLKAFGYGRPIQIDLLLDGMPRSYVLSTMRSGSGFGHDHMADRAGALIWAHDAYGKLQRHVRSIDVGFFTGEGRMQSAGCAEEYFLFVEKVEGTAYRVDLERIRIEGKATASDFDRARALSRYLAKIHAQKGQDIQLYFRRIRDLIGHGEGIMGILDGYPVDYSLLPPEQQYVIESGCAAWRHYLKEKARRLSIVHGDFHPWNILFREGTDFTLLDRSRGEWGEPADDIAALSINYCVFSLLRSGHMEGPFRELFDLFYSEYLEQTRDLELNSVIPLFYVFRTLVIASPRWYPDLPEQVRVKLFRFAQAMLRIEQFEYKDLNQYLM, from the coding sequence GTGTCGATTCGGCACGAAGCGCTGACTGCGTATCTCGAAGCCGTCCTTGGCGGCGTCGTACAGGTGCAGGCCCTGAGGCCGCTCACGGGTGATGGGCCTGTTGTTGCCGTGAGGGAGTCTTCGGTTCCGCAGGATCACGACCTGAAGGCGTTCGGCTATGGCCGGCCTATCCAGATTGACCTGCTTCTGGACGGGATGCCCCGTTCGTATGTCCTTTCTACGATGCGAAGTGGCTCGGGCTTCGGCCACGATCACATGGCCGACAGGGCAGGTGCCTTGATTTGGGCGCATGACGCGTACGGGAAGCTTCAACGCCACGTCAGGAGCATTGATGTCGGCTTCTTCACGGGTGAGGGGCGGATGCAATCGGCCGGGTGCGCAGAAGAGTACTTTCTTTTCGTGGAGAAGGTCGAGGGGACTGCCTATCGGGTCGATCTTGAACGGATTCGAATTGAAGGAAAGGCGACCGCTTCCGACTTCGACCGCGCCAGGGCGCTCTCAAGGTATCTGGCGAAGATTCACGCACAAAAAGGTCAGGATATCCAATTGTACTTCCGCCGCATTCGGGATCTGATCGGTCATGGTGAGGGGATTATGGGGATTCTTGACGGGTACCCGGTCGATTACTCCCTTCTCCCTCCTGAACAGCAGTACGTCATCGAGAGTGGATGCGCGGCCTGGCGACACTACCTGAAAGAAAAGGCCAGGCGTCTGAGTATCGTTCACGGCGATTTCCACCCCTGGAACATCCTCTTTCGAGAGGGGACCGATTTCACACTGCTCGATCGAAGTCGTGGGGAATGGGGAGAGCCGGCCGATGATATCGCAGCTCTGAGCATCAATTACTGTGTCTTTTCGCTCTTGCGGTCTGGGCACATGGAGGGGCCATTCCGGGAACTGTTTGATCTCTTTTATAGCGAGTATCTTGAGCAGACCCGCGATCTGGAGCTGAACTCCGTTATCCCGCTTTTCTACGTCTTTCGGACTTTGGTGATTGCGAGCCCGCGCTGGTATCCTGACCTTCCGGAGCAGGTGCGCGTAAAACTGTTTCGGTTCGCCCAGGCGATGCTCCGGATCGAGCAGTTCGAGTATAAAGATCTCAACCAATACCTGATGTGA
- a CDS encoding adenylyl-sulfate kinase → MTWVAWLTGLPGSGKSSVGREVAVRLKGRGMRVRVLELDEIRRVVTPSPRYTAEEREVVYRALVYMAWLLYNEGVSVIIDATAHRRQFRDAARALIPAFAEIFLCAPLPTCRVRAGGRQGSYAPTDVYGQAGRKGSTVPGVDEVYEPPLHPELVLDTEELHVTQAADQVVGFLEAFQAGQATASVTTNCEEKR, encoded by the coding sequence GTGACGTGGGTGGCGTGGCTCACAGGACTTCCCGGAAGCGGCAAGAGCAGTGTGGGACGCGAGGTCGCTGTGCGCCTGAAGGGGCGGGGAATGCGCGTACGGGTGCTGGAACTCGATGAGATCAGAAGGGTGGTGACCCCCTCACCGCGTTATACGGCTGAGGAACGCGAGGTTGTCTATCGTGCCCTCGTCTACATGGCGTGGCTTCTCTATAACGAGGGGGTCAGCGTGATCATTGATGCGACTGCTCACAGGCGACAGTTTCGCGATGCGGCCCGGGCACTGATCCCCGCCTTTGCTGAGATCTTTCTCTGCGCGCCGCTTCCGACTTGTCGGGTAAGGGCGGGGGGTCGGCAGGGCAGCTACGCTCCTACGGATGTCTATGGGCAAGCGGGTCGCAAGGGATCGACCGTTCCAGGTGTCGATGAGGTGTATGAACCGCCGCTTCATCCTGAACTTGTGCTTGATACCGAGGAGCTTCACGTGACGCAAGCGGCAGATCAGGTAGTGGGGTTTCTTGAAGCGTTTCAGGCCGGCCAGGCGACTGCCTCGGTGACTACGAATTGCGAGGAGAAGCGCTGA
- a CDS encoding Hsp20/alpha crystallin family protein, whose translation MALVKWTPFGDLSTFRREMDRLFDRFVGEMPRLDLPGMGWTPHLDVTETKESLVIKAELPGLDVKDLDISIAGNLLTLKGEKRQAKEEKDEHHHLIERSYGAFTRAVELPAPVAADKVKAAFKNGVLTVTLPKTEEAKRKAISIEVS comes from the coding sequence ATGGCGCTCGTAAAGTGGACACCATTCGGAGACTTGAGTACGTTCAGACGAGAGATGGACCGGCTGTTCGATCGGTTTGTTGGCGAGATGCCTCGACTGGATTTGCCGGGGATGGGGTGGACTCCGCATCTGGATGTGACTGAAACCAAGGAATCTCTGGTGATTAAGGCCGAGCTTCCCGGTCTGGATGTCAAAGACCTGGATATCAGCATCGCCGGGAATCTGCTGACCCTGAAGGGGGAGAAACGGCAGGCGAAAGAGGAGAAGGACGAGCACCACCACCTGATTGAACGGTCCTATGGCGCCTTTACCAGGGCGGTCGAGCTCCCGGCGCCGGTTGCCGCCGATAAAGTTAAGGCCGCCTTTAAAAACGGGGTGCTAACCGTTACCCTGCCGAAGACAGAGGAGGCAAAGCGGAAGGCGATCTCCATTGAGGTTAGCTAA
- a CDS encoding ATPase, giving the protein MKTPVITRKRTASFRKKVDTETDSYLAKGAPGKMVVCHGCHALSVGRRWYQDEEAYAKLLKTETVREVFCPACEKIRDGYPSGQVVLKGPFLAEHRDEILHIITNEEKRARGLNPLHRIMSLREENEQLEITTTDEKLAQRIGRELHKACGGTVAYGWSHNNKYLRVQWER; this is encoded by the coding sequence ATGAAGACACCTGTAATAACACGCAAGCGGACCGCATCGTTCAGGAAGAAGGTAGACACCGAGACCGATTCGTACCTGGCCAAGGGCGCCCCCGGGAAAATGGTGGTGTGTCACGGGTGCCACGCTCTCTCGGTGGGAAGGCGATGGTATCAGGATGAGGAGGCCTATGCCAAGCTGCTCAAAACAGAAACGGTGAGAGAGGTGTTCTGTCCGGCGTGTGAGAAGATTCGTGACGGTTATCCGAGCGGGCAGGTGGTGCTTAAAGGGCCATTTCTGGCTGAGCATCGGGATGAGATCCTGCATATTATTACCAACGAGGAGAAAAGGGCCAGGGGGCTTAACCCGCTTCATCGGATCATGAGCCTCCGCGAGGAGAATGAGCAGCTTGAGATTACGACAACCGATGAGAAGCTGGCCCAGCGGATCGGACGGGAGCTTCACAAGGCCTGCGGGGGGACCGTCGCGTACGGCTGGTCGCACAACAACAAATACCTCCGAGTGCAGTGGGAGCGCTGA